One region of Sardina pilchardus chromosome 18, fSarPil1.1, whole genome shotgun sequence genomic DNA includes:
- the ggps1 gene encoding geranylgeranyl pyrophosphate synthase, with translation MEGDKGDASERILLEPYKYLLQLPGKQVRTKLSQAFNHWLNVPEDKLQVIIEVTEMLHNASLLIDDIEDSSKLRRGFPVAHSIYGVPSVINSANYVYFLGLEKVLTLEHPEAVRVFTRQLLELHRGQGLDIHWRDTYTCPTEAEYRGMVLQKTGGLFGLAVGLMQLFSEWRHDLKPLLDALGLYFQIRDDYANLASAEYSENKSFCEDLTEGKFSFPTIHAIWTCPESRQVQNILRQRTENVDIKRYCVDHLEKVGSFAYTRQTLRDLEAEAYRLIRDLGGNPELEALVVHLSRLYKEPEPSCSSKSNSNNNSNGGDSSSKTQY, from the exons gaAAACAGGTGCGAACCAAGTTGTCCCAAGCTTTTAACCACTGGCTCAATGTACCAGAGGATAAACTACAG GTGATCATTGAGGTGACGGAGATGCTGCACAACGCCAGCCTGCTGATCGACGACATCGAGGACAGCTCCAAGCTGCGGCGCGGCTTCCCCGTGGCCCACAGCATCTACGGCGTCCCGTCGGTCATCAACTCGGCCAACTACGTCTACTTCCTGGGCCTGGAGAAGGTCCTGACGCTGGAGCACCCGGAGGCCGTGCGCGTCTTCACCCgccagctgctggagctgcacCGGGGCCAGGGGCTGGACATCCACTGGCGCGACACCTACACCTGCCCGACGGAGGCCGAGTACCGCGGCATGGTGCTCCAGAAGACGGGCGGCCTCTTCGGCCTGGCCGTGGGCCTCATGCAGCTCTTCTCCGAGTGGCGGCACGACCTCAAGCCCCTGCTGGACGCGCTGGGGCTCTACTTCCAGATCCGCGACGACTACGCCAACCTGGCGTCGGCCGAGTACAGCGAGAACAAGAGCTTCTGCGAGGACCTGACCGAGGGCAAGTTCTCCTTCCCCACCATCCACGCCATCTGGACGTGCCCCGAGAGCCGGCAGGTGCAGAACATCCTGCGCCAGCGCACGGAGAACGTGGACATCAAGCGCTACTGCGTGGACCACCTGGAGAAGGTGGGCTCCTTCGCCTACACCCGCCAGACCCTGCGCGACCTGGAGGCCGAGGCCTACCGCCTCATACGCGACCTGGGGGGCAACCCCGAGCTGGAGGCCCTGGTGGTGCACCTCAGTCGCCTCTACAAGGAGCCCGAACCCTCGTGCAGTAGCaagagcaacagcaacaacaacagcaacggcGGTGACAGCAGCAGCAAGACGCAGTACTGA